The Amycolatopsis coloradensis sequence CGATCGTATGACGCACTCAGTGACCGTATCGATGCCTGAAGACGCCACGAACATATCCGTTTGACGCACTATCCTCGATTCCATGGATCTGTTGGCCGAAGCGCTCGCCGTGGGCGGCGTCCGTGGCACCGCCGGGGCGCGGATCGAGGCGTCCGGACCGTGGGGCATCCTCTGGCATGGCATCACCCGCGCCGCCTTCTACGCCGTCACCTGCGGCACCGCCTGGCTGGAACTGGCCGGGCACCCGCCGCGGCAGCTCATGCCCGGCGACGTCGTCCTGTTGCCGAACGGCCCGGAGCACACTCTGCGCAGCGCTCCGGACGTCGCGATCATTCCCAACCTGTGCACGGCGGCGGAGAAGGCGCGAGCCTGCGGCGGCGTGTTGCGCCTCGGGTCCGGCGAGGTGGACACCCATGTCCTCGGCGCGTCCTACGACTACGACCCGGCGGTGTCCACCCAGGTGCTGGCCACCCTGCCGGAGCTGGTGCACATCCGCGCGAACCATGTCGGCGGCGGGCTGGACGACACCGTCCGGCTGTTGTCGCGGGAGCTGGCCGCCCCGCAGATCGCCACCGAGTTCGTCCTCAACCGCCTCGTCGACATCCTCCTGGTCCAATTGCTCCGCGCGTGGCGGACCGAAAAACCGGCCGAGGCGCGGGGAACCTGGCTCGGTGTCCTCGGTGATCCGCTGATCAGCGTGGCACTGGCGAAGCTCCACGAGGGCCCGGCGAAACCGTGGAC is a genomic window containing:
- a CDS encoding AraC family transcriptional regulator, with the translated sequence MDLLAEALAVGGVRGTAGARIEASGPWGILWHGITRAAFYAVTCGTAWLELAGHPPRQLMPGDVVLLPNGPEHTLRSAPDVAIIPNLCTAAEKARACGGVLRLGSGEVDTHVLGASYDYDPAVSTQVLATLPELVHIRANHVGGGLDDTVRLLSRELAAPQIATEFVLNRLVDILLVQLLRAWRTEKPAEARGTWLGVLGDPLISVALAKLHEGPAKPWTTDLLAAELATSRSTLTRRFRETTGRTPGEYLTQWRMDLAAVRLRDTDDTVDTIARSVGYTSVYAFSRAFRRARRQAPGQYRASTREASSRPGDRV